The following proteins are co-located in the Neomonachus schauinslandi chromosome 8, ASM220157v2, whole genome shotgun sequence genome:
- the LOC110575584 gene encoding gem-associated protein 8-like — protein sequence MKTCAARVGDTPKEFQCPFGRPQSEMAAEVASRKATEPWSFHPVYARYRRHYHQAMAWMRSHHGAHRKAVESYFSCPWSFPPAALPQSSYTNKAKSPRPSRDHLPASTDSHCGSVHSRRSGQHPPARPRQRRAWPATEEAESESDGGVECDLSNMEITEGPRQYFAETERHREERRRQQQLDAQRLDGSVNADHGLYYSTRRSGEPPSQRPGERRKAEMKRLYGDSAAKIQAMEAAVQLSFDKHGDRKQPKYWPVIPLKF from the coding sequence ATGAAGACGTGTGCCGCAAGAGTAGGAGACACTCCCAAAGAGTTTCAGTGCCCATTTGGACGTCCACAATCAGAGATGGCAGCAGAGGTGGCATCCCGGAAAGCTACTGAGCCTTGGTCTTTTCATCCAGTATATGCAAGATACAGGCGACACTATCATCAGGCGATGGCCTGGATGCGAAGCCACCATGGTGCCCACAGGAAGGCCGTGGAATCGTATTTCAGTTGCCCGTGGTCCTTCCCTCCTGCAGCTCTTCCCCAAAGCTCTTACACTAACAAGGCCAAATCTCCTCGGCCCTCTCGTGACCATCTCCCGGCTTCCACGGACTCGCACTGCGGTTCTGTACATTCCAGAAGGTCTGGGCAGCATCCACCAGCCCGCCCAAGACAACGCCGAGCTTGGCCCGCCACGGAGGAGGCGGAGTCCGAGTCAGATGGGGGCGTGGAGTGCGACCTGAGCAACATGGAGATCACCGAGGGGCCGCGCCAGTACTTCGCCGAGACCGAGAGGCACAGGGAAGAGCGCCGGCGGCAGCAGCAGCTGGACGCCCAGCGCCTGGACGGCTCCGTGAACGCCGACCACGGCCTGTACTACAGCACCCGCCGCTCGGGGGAGCCCCCGTCCCAGAGGCCTGGCGAGCGGCGCAAGGCCGAGATGAAGCGCTTGTATGGGGACAGTGCCGCGAAGATCCAGGCCATGGAGGCCGCCGTGCAGCTGAGCTTCGACAAGCACGGTGACAGGAAGCAGCCCAAGTACTGGCCGGTCATTCCGCTCAAGTTCTGA